A portion of the Francisella uliginis genome contains these proteins:
- a CDS encoding cytochrome ubiquinol oxidase subunit I, producing MLPTLMSVDLARLQFGLTASFHFLFVPLTLGLTWILFTMELMYIRTGKEVYKDMVKFWGKLLGINFALGIITGLTMEFEFGTNWSYYSQSVGDIFGTPLAIEGMAAFMLESTFAGLFFFGWDKLSKKQHLLSTFCLAIGSSFSALLILVANGYMQHPVGSEFVASTMRMETVSLLDVFLNSTAQSNFGHVITAGYTTGATFVIGISAYYLLKGRDIAFAKRSLAVGLGFGIVACTMAIFFGDANGQDAWKVQPLKMATIEGEWDTSPTPAPFNAIAFPDQEKQENNFSIEIPMALGLIATHTTTAQVPGVKAILYGEMQNGKRDPNLAYYRNIKTGETADVSPAVAAANPQKYEKVPAATVMIRDGGLAYADLLKWRESGHKGDTPDSSYANYNNPEYQRYMGFGKLLVQVAQEKYGKADSATIAKLANNPEVVKQVATNMVPDVSSIFWTFRVMVGIGFLLFILMFVGLVLLAKNSLGNTKFSKLVLRVMTWSIPLPFIACLCGWFVTEHGRQPWTVYDQLPTSISSSALTAADIGTSMLIFFLIDTSLFAVLLFLMFKYAKLGPSSLGSGKYHFEQNNKDK from the coding sequence ATGTTACCAACGCTCATGTCTGTTGACTTAGCAAGATTGCAGTTTGGTCTAACGGCATCATTTCACTTCTTATTTGTTCCTTTAACTTTAGGTCTAACGTGGATTTTATTCACAATGGAGCTAATGTATATAAGAACAGGTAAAGAAGTTTACAAAGATATGGTGAAGTTTTGGGGTAAATTACTTGGAATAAACTTCGCTCTAGGAATTATTACTGGTCTAACCATGGAATTTGAATTTGGTACCAACTGGTCATACTACTCACAATCAGTAGGTGATATTTTTGGTACTCCTCTAGCTATTGAAGGTATGGCAGCATTCATGCTTGAGTCAACATTCGCTGGTTTATTCTTCTTTGGTTGGGATAAACTATCAAAGAAACAACATTTACTTTCAACGTTCTGCTTAGCAATAGGTTCTAGCTTCTCAGCATTACTAATTCTTGTTGCAAATGGTTATATGCAACATCCTGTGGGTTCTGAGTTTGTAGCTTCAACTATGAGAATGGAAACAGTTAGCTTACTAGATGTATTCTTAAACTCTACTGCTCAGTCAAACTTTGGACATGTAATCACAGCTGGATACACAACTGGTGCTACTTTTGTTATTGGTATTAGTGCATACTACTTACTTAAAGGTCGTGATATTGCTTTTGCTAAGAGATCTTTAGCCGTTGGTTTAGGATTTGGTATAGTAGCTTGTACTATGGCTATATTCTTTGGTGATGCCAATGGACAAGATGCTTGGAAAGTACAACCATTAAAAATGGCAACTATCGAAGGTGAATGGGATACTTCACCAACTCCGGCTCCATTTAATGCTATTGCATTCCCTGATCAAGAAAAGCAAGAAAACAATTTCAGCATAGAAATACCTATGGCTCTTGGCCTGATAGCAACACACACAACAACTGCTCAAGTTCCTGGTGTTAAAGCTATTCTATACGGAGAAATGCAGAACGGTAAAAGAGATCCTAATCTAGCTTACTACAGAAATATCAAGACAGGTGAAACTGCTGACGTTTCCCCTGCTGTAGCTGCAGCTAACCCTCAAAAGTATGAGAAAGTTCCTGCTGCCACTGTAATGATTAGAGATGGCGGTCTTGCTTATGCTGATCTTCTAAAATGGAGAGAATCTGGTCATAAAGGTGATACTCCTGATAGTAGTTATGCAAATTACAATAACCCTGAATATCAAAGATATATGGGCTTCGGTAAATTACTTGTTCAAGTTGCTCAAGAAAAATATGGTAAAGCTGACTCAGCAACAATTGCTAAGCTAGCTAATAATCCAGAGGTAGTAAAACAAGTTGCTACTAATATGGTTCCTGATGTATCTAGTATCTTCTGGACATTTAGAGTAATGGTAGGAATCGGTTTCTTACTATTTATTTTAATGTTTGTTGGCTTAGTGCTTTTAGCGAAGAACTCTCTAGGAAACACTAAGTTTAGTAAACTTGTTCTAAGAGTTATGACTTGGTCAATTCCATTACCATTTATCGCATGTTTATGTGGATGGTTTGTAACAGAGCATGGCCGTCAACCTTGGACTGTTTATGATCAGTTACCTACGAGCATCAGTTCATCAGCTTTAACAGCTGCAGATATAGGAACATCTATGTTAATATTCTTCTTAATAGATACATCTTTATTTGCAGTGTTACTATTCTTAATGTTCAAATATGCAAAACTAGGTCCTAGCTCATTAGGCTCTGGTAAGTATCATTTTGAACAAAATAACAAAGATAAATAA
- the cyoA gene encoding ubiquinol oxidase subunit II, with product MNWKKYLLIFASIVGVLSLSSCKGGIWNPMGVITSQEKHLLIFATVLMLFVVIPVIILTLWFAWKYRDGANSEYKPTWSHSNKLEIICWGVPFVIILILSIVTWKTTHTLSPYKPLESDKKPIEIDVVALNWKWMFIYPEYDIATVNYIQLPKDRPVNFKITSAAPMNSFFIPELAGQIYAMTGMTTQLHVIAKHEGKFRGFSANYTGIGFAEMQFYAKVTDQADFNKWVKEVKDGKHQSLTWNYFWKDLVKDSINNPVAYYSHVDKNLFNHIVMSYMMPNYKPENMANAMPMHHGQKMHNSMHHHSM from the coding sequence ATGAACTGGAAAAAATACTTACTAATATTTGCAAGTATAGTTGGGGTGCTGTCTTTATCTAGTTGTAAAGGCGGTATTTGGAATCCAATGGGTGTTATTACATCGCAAGAAAAACATCTGCTAATATTTGCGACTGTTCTTATGCTTTTTGTGGTTATTCCGGTTATTATTCTGACACTGTGGTTTGCTTGGAAATATAGAGATGGAGCTAATTCTGAGTATAAGCCAACTTGGAGTCATAGTAATAAGCTAGAGATAATCTGCTGGGGTGTACCATTTGTGATAATTTTGATATTGTCAATTGTTACATGGAAAACAACGCACACACTTAGTCCATATAAGCCATTAGAGTCAGATAAAAAACCTATAGAGATAGATGTTGTTGCTCTAAACTGGAAATGGATGTTTATTTATCCTGAGTATGATATAGCTACAGTTAACTATATACAGTTACCGAAAGATCGCCCAGTTAATTTCAAAATAACATCTGCAGCGCCTATGAACTCTTTCTTTATACCAGAGTTAGCAGGGCAGATATATGCAATGACAGGTATGACAACACAATTACATGTGATAGCTAAACATGAAGGTAAATTTAGAGGCTTTTCTGCAAACTATACTGGAATAGGCTTTGCTGAGATGCAGTTCTATGCCAAAGTGACTGATCAGGCTGACTTTAACAAATGGGTTAAAGAAGTTAAAGATGGTAAACACCAATCATTGACATGGAATTACTTCTGGAAGGATCTTGTAAAAGATTCTATAAATAATCCAGTGGCATATTATTCTCATGTTGATAAAAATTTATTTAATCATATTGTTATGTCATATATGATGCCAAATTATAAGCCAGAGAATATGGCTAATGCGATGCCTATGCATCATGGGCAAAAAATGCATAACAGCATGCATCATCATAGTATGTAG
- the cydB gene encoding cytochrome d ubiquinol oxidase subunit II: MLLDVLQIISWLVVGVLIFLVAATVGFDFGIGILAKFVGKDNYEKRAIINTVGPTWDGSQVWFITAGGAIFAIWPQVYATSFSGLYIAILAVLWGLFLRPPAFEYRKKIDSDKWRNFWDWMLVLGSIIPIVVMGVAVGNLYLGFPISYDDTARLVYGTVTNGQYQSMWITLLNLLTPFALLFGIFALNMTLMHGSTYGKLRTEGVLRDRFKKISNITTVIYIVLFIVAAIWISFIPGYQYTTDPAFAHASNALNHAFTAGTITTDYSWFYNFNHAHIWMWFAPILTVVAAILVIVFNGKDKDGSAFLASLASLLGAVLTVGFALFPFIMVSNVGDYKFSLTVFNASSSQTSLIGILCAAVIILPIVFSYTFFVYKKMWANGRRTSAAEIKANSHEMY, from the coding sequence ATGTTATTAGATGTTTTACAAATTATCTCTTGGCTAGTTGTTGGAGTTCTTATATTCCTAGTAGCTGCAACAGTTGGTTTTGACTTTGGTATAGGTATCCTTGCTAAATTTGTTGGTAAGGATAACTATGAAAAAAGAGCTATTATAAATACTGTAGGCCCAACTTGGGATGGCTCTCAAGTTTGGTTTATTACTGCTGGTGGTGCTATTTTTGCCATCTGGCCTCAAGTTTATGCTACAAGCTTCTCAGGTCTATATATCGCAATTTTAGCTGTATTATGGGGACTTTTCTTAAGACCACCCGCTTTTGAATACAGAAAGAAAATAGATAGTGATAAATGGAGAAACTTTTGGGATTGGATGCTTGTTTTAGGTAGTATCATTCCTATAGTTGTTATGGGAGTTGCTGTTGGTAATTTATATCTTGGTTTCCCAATCTCTTATGATGATACAGCTAGACTAGTTTATGGTACGGTGACAAATGGCCAGTATCAATCTATGTGGATTACATTACTAAATCTACTAACTCCTTTTGCATTACTATTTGGGATATTTGCTCTAAATATGACACTAATGCATGGTTCTACTTACGGAAAACTTAGAACAGAAGGTGTATTAAGAGATAGATTTAAAAAGATTTCGAATATCACAACAGTTATATATATCGTATTATTTATAGTTGCTGCGATTTGGATATCTTTCATCCCTGGCTATCAGTACACTACTGACCCTGCTTTTGCACATGCATCTAATGCTTTAAATCATGCATTTACAGCAGGTACAATAACAACAGACTATTCATGGTTCTATAACTTTAACCATGCACATATTTGGATGTGGTTTGCACCTATCTTAACTGTTGTTGCTGCGATACTTGTTATCGTGTTTAATGGTAAGGATAAAGATGGTTCAGCATTCTTAGCAAGTTTAGCATCATTACTTGGTGCAGTATTAACAGTTGGTTTTGCACTATTCCCATTCATTATGGTATCTAACGTTGGTGACTATAAATTTAGCTTAACAGTATTTAATGCTAGTAGTAGTCAAACTTCATTGATAGGTATTCTATGTGCTGCTGTTATCATACTTCCAATAGTATTTAGCTACACATTCTTTGTATACAAGAAAATGTGGGCAAATGGCCGCAGAACATCTGCTGCAGAAATAAAAGCTAACTCACATGAGATGTACTAA
- the cyoB gene encoding cytochrome o ubiquinol oxidase subunit I yields the protein MLEALIGKLSNPHLVFPYLYEPVSQQLIILVMFIGVVVGGVALLGGLTYFKKWGYLWREWFTTVDHKKIGTMYTIVALVMMFRGFVDAAMMRTQQALASGDSTGYLIPEHFDQIFTAHGVIMIFFVAMPLVFALMNWVIPLQIGARDVAFPYMNSLSFWLFVVGAMLINVSLLVGDFAHAGWLAYPPFSEMTYSPTVGTDYYIWGLQISGIGSLMTGINFFVTIIKMRCKGMTLMKMPIFTWASFCSVVLVIAAFPVLTVTLTLLTLDRYFGTHFFTVSGGGDQMMYVNLIWIWGHPEVYILVLPMFGVFSEVAATFSKKPLFGYTTMVWASIAITILSFTVWLHHFFTMGASANVNAFFGIMTMIIAIPTGVKIFNWLFTMYKGRITFATPMMWLVGFMIVFSVGGMTGVLLSVPGVDFQMHNSVFLIAHFHNVIIGGVVFGAFAGLTFWFPKVFGFKLNERLGKYAFWCWLVGFFVAFMPLYILGMMGMTRRLYHYSASTGYQPLLIVAWIGAMIIGLGILFQVLQILVSIKDREKNRVGSDAWGYGRTLEWGIPSPVPFYNFSHDPVVEERDAYWDHKEKGLGVDNKPLTDDKKYEDIHMPRNTSVGVIIGAFSFVFGFAAVWHIWWLAAVGVVGMIGTVLYRSFDYDIDYYVKADEVKDVENKYNQQGELRV from the coding sequence ATGCTAGAAGCATTGATTGGGAAACTAAGTAATCCTCATTTAGTGTTTCCATACCTATATGAGCCAGTAAGCCAACAGTTGATTATACTTGTGATGTTTATTGGTGTTGTAGTTGGAGGTGTGGCACTATTAGGAGGACTTACTTATTTTAAGAAGTGGGGCTATCTATGGAGAGAGTGGTTCACAACAGTTGATCATAAAAAAATAGGAACGATGTACACTATTGTAGCATTAGTTATGATGTTCCGTGGTTTTGTTGATGCAGCAATGATGAGAACACAACAAGCATTAGCCTCTGGTGATAGTACAGGTTATCTAATTCCTGAGCATTTTGATCAGATTTTCACAGCACATGGTGTGATTATGATCTTTTTCGTGGCTATGCCTTTAGTGTTTGCATTAATGAACTGGGTTATTCCTCTTCAAATTGGTGCTAGAGATGTAGCTTTCCCTTATATGAATTCTTTGAGTTTCTGGTTGTTTGTTGTAGGGGCTATGTTAATAAATGTTTCTCTATTAGTAGGGGATTTCGCTCATGCTGGATGGCTTGCGTATCCGCCTTTCTCTGAGATGACCTATAGTCCGACCGTCGGAACCGATTATTATATATGGGGTCTACAAATATCTGGTATTGGTTCACTAATGACAGGTATTAACTTCTTTGTAACAATTATCAAAATGCGTTGTAAAGGCATGACTCTAATGAAAATGCCAATATTTACATGGGCATCTTTCTGCTCTGTTGTTTTAGTAATAGCAGCATTCCCTGTCTTAACAGTAACTTTGACATTATTAACTTTAGATAGATATTTTGGTACGCACTTCTTTACAGTTTCAGGTGGTGGTGACCAAATGATGTATGTAAACCTTATTTGGATATGGGGACATCCTGAAGTTTATATTCTTGTGTTGCCTATGTTTGGTGTATTTTCAGAAGTTGCGGCAACTTTCTCTAAGAAGCCGTTATTTGGTTATACAACAATGGTTTGGGCTAGTATAGCTATTACTATATTGTCATTTACAGTATGGCTTCACCATTTCTTTACAATGGGAGCTAGTGCAAACGTTAATGCTTTCTTTGGTATTATGACAATGATTATTGCAATTCCAACAGGGGTTAAGATCTTTAACTGGTTATTTACGATGTATAAGGGTCGTATAACATTTGCAACACCTATGATGTGGCTTGTTGGTTTTATGATAGTTTTCTCTGTTGGTGGGATGACAGGTGTATTACTATCAGTGCCAGGTGTTGACTTCCAAATGCATAACAGTGTCTTTTTGATTGCACATTTCCATAACGTTATTATTGGTGGGGTTGTATTTGGGGCATTTGCTGGTCTTACTTTCTGGTTCCCGAAAGTGTTTGGCTTTAAATTAAATGAACGCTTAGGAAAATATGCGTTTTGGTGTTGGTTAGTAGGTTTCTTTGTTGCATTTATGCCTTTATATATATTAGGTATGATGGGTATGACAAGAAGACTATACCATTACTCAGCATCAACTGGCTATCAGCCTTTATTGATAGTTGCTTGGATAGGAGCTATGATTATTGGTTTGGGTATTTTATTCCAGGTTTTACAAATTCTCGTAAGTATCAAAGATAGAGAAAAGAATCGTGTTGGTTCAGATGCTTGGGGTTATGGACGTACTCTAGAGTGGGGGATCCCATCACCGGTACCTTTTTATAATTTCTCACATGATCCTGTTGTCGAAGAGCGTGATGCTTATTGGGATCATAAAGAAAAAGGTCTAGGTGTTGATAATAAGCCACTGACTGATGATAAGAAATATGAAGATATCCATATGCCAAGAAATACTTCTGTAGGGGTTATTATCGGAGCGTTTAGTTTTGTATTTGGTTTTGCTGCAGTATGGCATATCTGGTGGTTAGCAGCTGTAGGCGTTGTTGGTATGATAGGAACAGTTCTATATAGATCATTTGATTATGATATCGATTACTACGTAAAAGCTGATGAAGTTAAAGATGTTGAAAATAAATATAATCAACAAGGAGAGTTACGCGTATGA
- a CDS encoding MFS transporter: MYNKELRTTINISLIYGFRMIGLFIIFPIFSLYINHLQYATPFLIGLALGVYGLSQAMLQIVLSILSDKFGRKPIILVGLIFFIIGSIVAACSTSIYGIIIGRAIQGAGAIGSTLTALVADSTKEENRLKAMSLIGMSIGFSFLIAMMISSILNSIIGLSGIFWLTAVCGGISIFILTKIPTPKTPSFHHEAKPVLTLIKDIITHKELLKLNYGIFTLHATLTALFIVVPPILTNILQISSNYQWLIYLPVLIISFSMMFPFVMIAETQRKMRKFFIVAVLILSACLGLLVISFNHTIILSIVLTFFFAAFTFLESCLPSWVSKIAPVGSKGTAMGIFSSCQFFGIFIGGVMGGIIFHKYHIPGVLIFCTILASLWFLITLIMAEPTYLNSKVYKLNKITSELEEKLKRIIISEKGLYESVICFEENAIYIKIDKKEFDEDLFIQKINLINQNT; encoded by the coding sequence ATGTACAACAAAGAGTTAAGAACGACTATAAACATCTCTCTAATATACGGCTTCAGAATGATTGGGTTATTTATTATTTTCCCAATATTTAGTTTATATATTAATCACTTACAATACGCAACACCCTTTCTAATAGGCTTGGCTCTGGGTGTTTATGGACTAAGTCAGGCAATGTTACAAATTGTTCTAAGTATTTTATCGGATAAGTTTGGACGTAAACCTATTATACTAGTTGGTTTGATATTCTTTATTATTGGTAGCATTGTTGCAGCCTGTTCTACTAGTATTTATGGAATAATTATTGGTCGTGCTATACAGGGTGCTGGAGCAATAGGAAGTACACTAACGGCATTAGTCGCTGACTCCACAAAAGAAGAAAACCGTCTTAAGGCAATGTCACTAATAGGGATGTCTATTGGTTTTTCATTTCTAATAGCAATGATGATAAGCTCAATACTAAATAGTATTATTGGATTATCTGGTATTTTTTGGTTAACTGCAGTCTGTGGTGGTATTAGCATATTTATCTTAACAAAAATACCTACCCCAAAGACACCAAGCTTTCATCATGAAGCAAAACCTGTTTTAACACTTATCAAAGATATCATAACGCATAAAGAACTACTTAAGCTCAATTACGGCATCTTTACACTACACGCAACACTTACAGCTTTATTCATAGTAGTTCCGCCTATTCTAACTAATATCTTGCAAATATCCTCTAACTATCAATGGCTTATCTATCTTCCCGTGTTAATCATATCTTTCAGCATGATGTTTCCGTTTGTTATGATTGCTGAAACACAACGTAAGATGAGAAAATTCTTTATCGTTGCTGTTTTAATTTTAAGTGCTTGTTTAGGGCTTTTAGTTATAAGCTTCAACCATACAATAATTCTAAGCATAGTCCTAACCTTTTTCTTTGCTGCCTTTACATTCTTAGAGTCATGCCTACCTTCATGGGTTTCGAAAATAGCTCCTGTGGGTAGTAAGGGAACTGCTATGGGTATTTTTTCTAGCTGTCAATTCTTTGGTATTTTTATCGGAGGAGTCATGGGGGGAATAATATTCCATAAATATCATATACCTGGAGTTTTAATTTTCTGCACAATCTTAGCTTCTTTATGGTTTTTAATCACATTAATAATGGCTGAGCCAACATACCTAAACTCCAAAGTTTATAAACTTAATAAAATAACATCTGAATTAGAAGAGAAATTAAAAAGAATAATTATTTCAGAGAAAGGTTTATATGAGTCAGTAATCTGCTTTGAAGAAAATGCTATATATATAAAAATTGATAAAAAAGAATTTGATGAAGATCTTTTTATTCAAAAGATAAATCTAATTAACCAAAATACATAA